From one Nothobranchius furzeri strain GRZ-AD chromosome 2, NfurGRZ-RIMD1, whole genome shotgun sequence genomic stretch:
- the si:ch211-278j3.3 gene encoding E3 ubiquitin-protein ligase RNF19B isoform X2: MKRPKQQAGPLSFLSFFSRKPKSEPKPEKPVESWPREEVPITLTPSEHPEQEISLTAEDAGKSRASVAEGGEEGGPPAVAEATTEEQVGGGSSGSTGVLSLSSSSQEQLLDEHLEECPLCLLSQPRVHFPRLTSCSHRACSDCLRQYLRIEISESRVSIACPQCPETLTPLDVCTILDDRALLERFEEFQLRRFLAADPDTRWCPAPDCSYAVIAYGCAECPKLSCGRQGCDTEFCYHCRQLWHPNQTCDQARRQRARHTSGGNDASTLYVFNEDAGGDAEEIKACPRCGAYIMKTNDGSCNRMNCTVCACQFCWLCMQEITDVHYLSPSGCTFWGKKPWSQTRKVLWQVGMLLGAPVVISLIAGIAIPVIIVGIPIYMGRKVHGRCKKNNISGSKHYLTVASGVMMSVFVSPVIAAVTVGVGVPLMLTYVYGVVPMSLCRNGWCRPQGEPPETHKIQLEDLANFSDHWTGQNNPKLSDTSLQEVRVSVQEVGVLPSTSTGPPELDRYTGLDEAAKGRGYTQQDSHSDCEVFIVPDSKLEDTQGLSLREGTNIEVCVEIETHPRGACQSSLSSILSSQSLSAESLGHPQDYPCASEVGERQEGRGSWGEDRNGAEKLGRKAGGSEDTVFPVFEVVDV, from the exons ATGAAGAGGCCCAAACAGCAAGCGGGGCCCCTAAGCTTCCTCAGCTTCTTTAGCCGTAAGCCCAAATCCGAGCCAAAGCCAGAGAAGCCTGTGGAGAGCTGGCCCAGAGAGGAAGTGCCTATAACCTTGACCCCGAGTGAGCATCCAGAGCAG GAAATCAGCCTCACGGCAGAAGATGCCGGAAAATCCAGAGCTTCCGTAGCAGAGGGAGGAGAAGAAGGGGGCCCACCAGCTGTGGCTGAGGCTACCACGGAGGAGCAGGTGGGTGGAGGCAGCAGCGGCTCCACCGGTGTCCTCTCCCTCTCTTCATCCAGCCAGGAGCAGCTGCTGGACGAACATCTGGAGGAGTGCCCACTGTGCCTACTCAGCCAGCCGCGCGTCCACTTTCCACGACTCACTTCCTGCTCCCACAGGGCATGCTCCGACTGCCTCCGCCAGTACCTTCGCATCGAAATATCAGAGAGCAGAGTGAGCATTGCGTGCCCACAGTGCCCTGAAACTCTGACCCCACTGGATGTTTGCAccatcctggatgaccgagctctgCTGGAAAGGTTTGAGGAGTTCCAGCTGAGGCGGTTTTTGGCTGCTGATCCAGATACACGCTGGTGCCCTGCTCCAGACTGCAG CTATGCAGTGATAGCATATGGATGTGCGGAGTGTCCCAAGCTGAGCTGCGGCCGTCAGGGCTGCGACACGGAGTTCTGCTACCACTGTCGGCAGCTTTGGCACCCCAACCAGACGTGTGACCAGGCTCGGCGTCAGCGAGCTCGCCATACTTCAGGGGGCAACGATGCCTCCACGCTTTATGTATTCAACGAGGATGCTGGTGGAG ATGCAGAGGAGATCAAAGCATGCCCTCGCTGTGGTGCTTACATCATGAAGACCAATGACGGCAGCTGTAACCGCATGAACTGCACTGTGTGTGCCTGTCAGTTCTGCTGGCTGTGTATGCAGGAGATTACGGATGTGCACTACCTCAG TCCTTCAGGATGTACCTTTTGGGGGAAGAAGCCATGGTCTCAGACCCGCAAAGTTCTGTGGCAGGTGGGCATGCTGCTCGGAGCGCCCGTGGTCATCTCCCTCATAGCTGGCATTGCCATCCCAGTCATCATAGTAGGCATACCAATCTACATGGGCCGCAAG GTTCACGGTCGCTGTAAGAAGAACAATATCTCAGGAAGTAAGCACTACTTGACCGTGGCCAGTGGAGTGATGATGTCAGTGTTTGTGTCTCCGGTCATAGCAGCTGTTACTGTTG GAGTGGGTGTGCCGCTGATGCTGACTTACGTCTACGGAGTCGTTCCCATGTCACTTTGCAGAAACGGCTGGTGTCGACCACAGGGTGAACctccagaaacacacaaaatacaaCTAGAAGACTTAGCCAACT TCAGTGATCATTGGACGGGTCAGAACAACCCAAAGCTCAGTGATACCAGTCTGCAGGAGGTCCGAGTCAGTGTACAGGAAGTCGGTGTCCTGCCGAGTACGAGCACTGGACCTCCTGAACTAGATAGATACACAGGATTGGATGAAGCTGCTAAAGGTCGTGGCTACACCCAACAGGACAGCCATTCTGACTGTGAGGTTTTTATTGTGCCTGACAGCAAGCTTGAAGACACACAGGGCCTCAGTTTAAG AGAAGGGACTAACATTGAAGTTTGCGTGGAGATTGAAACCCATCCGAGAGGTGCCTGTCAATCCAGTTTAAGTAGCATCCTGTCCAGTCAAAGCTTGTCGGCGGAGTCACTGGGACACCCCCAAGACTACCCATGTGCCTCAGAGGTGGGAGAACGACAAGAAGGGCGAGGAAGTTGGGGGGAAGATCGGAATGGAGCAGAGAAACTGGGAAGAAAAGCAGGAGGAAGCGAAGACACCGTTTTTCCTGTCTTTGAGGTGGTTGATGTATGA
- the si:ch211-278j3.3 gene encoding E3 ubiquitin-protein ligase RNF19B isoform X1, which translates to MKRPKQQAGPLSFLSFFSRKPKSEPKPEKPVESWPREEVPITLTPSEHPEQEISLTAEDAGKSRASVAEGGEEGGPPAVAEATTEEQVGGGSSGSTGVLSLSSSSQEQLLDEHLEECPLCLLSQPRVHFPRLTSCSHRACSDCLRQYLRIEISESRVSIACPQCPETLTPLDVCTILDDRALLERFEEFQLRRFLAADPDTRWCPAPDCSYAVIAYGCAECPKLSCGRQGCDTEFCYHCRQLWHPNQTCDQARRQRARHTSGGNDASTLYVFNEDAGGDAEEIKACPRCGAYIMKTNDGSCNRMNCTVCACQFCWLCMQEITDVHYLSPSGCTFWGKKPWSQTRKVLWQVGMLLGAPVVISLIAGIAIPVIIVGIPIYMGRKVHGRCKKNNISGSKHYLTVASGVMMSVFVSPVIAAVTVGVGVPLMLTYVYGVVPMSLCRNGWCRPQGEPPETHKIQLEDLANYLLFSHVVSDHWTGQNNPKLSDTSLQEVRVSVQEVGVLPSTSTGPPELDRYTGLDEAAKGRGYTQQDSHSDCEVFIVPDSKLEDTQGLSLREGTNIEVCVEIETHPRGACQSSLSSILSSQSLSAESLGHPQDYPCASEVGERQEGRGSWGEDRNGAEKLGRKAGGSEDTVFPVFEVVDV; encoded by the exons ATGAAGAGGCCCAAACAGCAAGCGGGGCCCCTAAGCTTCCTCAGCTTCTTTAGCCGTAAGCCCAAATCCGAGCCAAAGCCAGAGAAGCCTGTGGAGAGCTGGCCCAGAGAGGAAGTGCCTATAACCTTGACCCCGAGTGAGCATCCAGAGCAG GAAATCAGCCTCACGGCAGAAGATGCCGGAAAATCCAGAGCTTCCGTAGCAGAGGGAGGAGAAGAAGGGGGCCCACCAGCTGTGGCTGAGGCTACCACGGAGGAGCAGGTGGGTGGAGGCAGCAGCGGCTCCACCGGTGTCCTCTCCCTCTCTTCATCCAGCCAGGAGCAGCTGCTGGACGAACATCTGGAGGAGTGCCCACTGTGCCTACTCAGCCAGCCGCGCGTCCACTTTCCACGACTCACTTCCTGCTCCCACAGGGCATGCTCCGACTGCCTCCGCCAGTACCTTCGCATCGAAATATCAGAGAGCAGAGTGAGCATTGCGTGCCCACAGTGCCCTGAAACTCTGACCCCACTGGATGTTTGCAccatcctggatgaccgagctctgCTGGAAAGGTTTGAGGAGTTCCAGCTGAGGCGGTTTTTGGCTGCTGATCCAGATACACGCTGGTGCCCTGCTCCAGACTGCAG CTATGCAGTGATAGCATATGGATGTGCGGAGTGTCCCAAGCTGAGCTGCGGCCGTCAGGGCTGCGACACGGAGTTCTGCTACCACTGTCGGCAGCTTTGGCACCCCAACCAGACGTGTGACCAGGCTCGGCGTCAGCGAGCTCGCCATACTTCAGGGGGCAACGATGCCTCCACGCTTTATGTATTCAACGAGGATGCTGGTGGAG ATGCAGAGGAGATCAAAGCATGCCCTCGCTGTGGTGCTTACATCATGAAGACCAATGACGGCAGCTGTAACCGCATGAACTGCACTGTGTGTGCCTGTCAGTTCTGCTGGCTGTGTATGCAGGAGATTACGGATGTGCACTACCTCAG TCCTTCAGGATGTACCTTTTGGGGGAAGAAGCCATGGTCTCAGACCCGCAAAGTTCTGTGGCAGGTGGGCATGCTGCTCGGAGCGCCCGTGGTCATCTCCCTCATAGCTGGCATTGCCATCCCAGTCATCATAGTAGGCATACCAATCTACATGGGCCGCAAG GTTCACGGTCGCTGTAAGAAGAACAATATCTCAGGAAGTAAGCACTACTTGACCGTGGCCAGTGGAGTGATGATGTCAGTGTTTGTGTCTCCGGTCATAGCAGCTGTTACTGTTG GAGTGGGTGTGCCGCTGATGCTGACTTACGTCTACGGAGTCGTTCCCATGTCACTTTGCAGAAACGGCTGGTGTCGACCACAGGGTGAACctccagaaacacacaaaatacaaCTAGAAGACTTAGCCAACT ACCTTCTATTCTCTCATGTAGTCAGTGATCATTGGACGGGTCAGAACAACCCAAAGCTCAGTGATACCAGTCTGCAGGAGGTCCGAGTCAGTGTACAGGAAGTCGGTGTCCTGCCGAGTACGAGCACTGGACCTCCTGAACTAGATAGATACACAGGATTGGATGAAGCTGCTAAAGGTCGTGGCTACACCCAACAGGACAGCCATTCTGACTGTGAGGTTTTTATTGTGCCTGACAGCAAGCTTGAAGACACACAGGGCCTCAGTTTAAG AGAAGGGACTAACATTGAAGTTTGCGTGGAGATTGAAACCCATCCGAGAGGTGCCTGTCAATCCAGTTTAAGTAGCATCCTGTCCAGTCAAAGCTTGTCGGCGGAGTCACTGGGACACCCCCAAGACTACCCATGTGCCTCAGAGGTGGGAGAACGACAAGAAGGGCGAGGAAGTTGGGGGGAAGATCGGAATGGAGCAGAGAAACTGGGAAGAAAAGCAGGAGGAAGCGAAGACACCGTTTTTCCTGTCTTTGAGGTGGTTGATGTATGA